The following proteins are co-located in the Brachybacterium sacelli genome:
- a CDS encoding DUF6112 family protein → MDINIDPNDSGLPGIAQLRTIVGAVMTIGLILSVLALIISAIVWGFGANSSNPHLAGRGKVGVLVSCGAAVICGASVTLINFFWNVGQQV, encoded by the coding sequence ATGGACATCAACATCGACCCCAACGATTCCGGCCTGCCCGGCATCGCCCAATTGCGCACGATCGTCGGCGCCGTCATGACCATCGGCCTCATCCTGTCCGTGCTGGCGCTGATCATCTCAGCGATCGTGTGGGGCTTCGGCGCCAACTCCTCCAACCCGCACCTGGCGGGCCGGGGCAAGGTCGGCGTCCTCGTCTCCTGTGGTGCCGCGGTGATCTGCGGCGCGAGCGTGACGCTGATCAACTTCTTCTGGAACGTCGGCCAGCAGGTCTGA
- a CDS encoding DUF6112 family protein → MDVFPDFDGLGGIGDLREVIGALLTFVLVIAVLMLIICAIVWAIATANGNHTAATKARVGAWTALGAAVLAGGGVAWLNWLIRLGQQL, encoded by the coding sequence ATGGATGTGTTCCCCGACTTCGACGGCCTGGGCGGGATCGGCGACCTACGCGAGGTGATCGGCGCGCTGCTCACCTTCGTCCTGGTGATCGCCGTGTTGATGCTGATCATCTGCGCGATCGTCTGGGCCATCGCCACCGCCAACGGCAACCACACTGCCGCCACCAAGGCGCGCGTCGGGGCGTGGACGGCCCTCGGCGCTGCGGTCCTGGCCGGCGGCGGGGTCGCCTGGCTGAACTGGCTCATCCGGCTCGGCCAGCAGCTCTGA
- a CDS encoding M23 family metallopeptidase has product MKKLVVVALALVFLAPSLVLVGVGVVMNPAVTATASCTAAGTNVTVGDVPEELTVTTANGETYTLNQAQLTHAATIIETASSIDGITRDGLVIALMAALTESTLRQLANTSAYPESANYPNDGDGSDHDSLGLFQMRPQSGWGTVAELMDPTYQARAFFGGPDGPNHPSPRGLLDFAGWEQMDKGEAAQAVEVSAYPDRYRNYQPVAETILTTLTTGAPANSANTAETAPVAAPVTESARVVFPLPEGSWVMTSPYGMRTHPITGERTLHAGTDFSAPDGTPILAAADGTVTVADYSEGSGGIIVIEHTIDGQSVATAYMHMWQHGIYVSVGDRVSAGQHIGDVGSSGNSTGPHLHFEVRPGGTNADAVDAAAWLNDHDAADLPEAETGDPANDCQPGGSAPGGQPDPFEGDPDRMVDDPTTDGQITAQMLHLYQQATAAFPDTSWACYSPRPGTVSEHPLGRACDLTFGNAIGQRPTPPQLEAGWQVTNWMKDHAEVLGVDYLIWQDKIWSLARDDEGWRDYTRGTDITTKHIDHLHVTVRPGS; this is encoded by the coding sequence ATGAAGAAGCTCGTCGTCGTCGCCCTCGCTCTGGTGTTCCTGGCCCCGTCGCTCGTGCTGGTCGGGGTCGGGGTGGTGATGAACCCCGCCGTGACTGCCACCGCATCCTGCACCGCGGCAGGCACGAACGTCACGGTCGGCGACGTGCCCGAAGAACTCACCGTCACAACAGCGAACGGTGAGACCTACACCTTGAACCAGGCGCAGTTGACGCATGCGGCGACGATCATCGAGACCGCCTCTAGCATCGACGGGATCACCCGTGACGGGCTGGTGATCGCGCTGATGGCCGCGCTGACCGAATCCACCCTCAGACAGCTCGCCAACACGAGCGCCTACCCGGAGTCGGCGAACTACCCCAACGACGGCGACGGCTCCGACCACGACTCGTTGGGCTTGTTTCAGATGCGCCCGCAATCCGGGTGGGGCACCGTCGCCGAGCTGATGGACCCGACCTATCAGGCGCGGGCATTCTTCGGCGGACCCGACGGCCCGAACCACCCGAGCCCCAGAGGGCTGCTGGATTTCGCCGGCTGGGAGCAGATGGACAAGGGCGAGGCCGCCCAAGCCGTCGAAGTCTCCGCCTACCCCGACCGGTACCGCAACTACCAGCCGGTCGCCGAGACCATCCTGACCACCCTCACCACCGGTGCACCCGCCAACAGCGCAAACACCGCTGAGACGGCCCCGGTTGCAGCCCCGGTCACGGAGTCCGCCCGGGTGGTGTTTCCCCTACCCGAGGGCAGCTGGGTGATGACCAGCCCCTACGGCATGCGCACCCACCCCATCACCGGAGAACGCACGCTCCACGCCGGCACCGACTTCTCCGCCCCCGACGGTACCCCGATCCTGGCCGCCGCAGACGGCACCGTCACCGTCGCCGACTACTCCGAAGGCAGTGGCGGCATTATCGTCATCGAGCACACCATCGACGGCCAGAGCGTCGCGACCGCCTACATGCACATGTGGCAGCACGGCATCTACGTCTCGGTCGGTGACCGGGTCAGCGCCGGGCAGCACATCGGCGATGTCGGCTCCTCCGGCAACAGCACCGGCCCGCACCTGCACTTCGAAGTCCGCCCAGGCGGCACCAACGCCGACGCCGTGGACGCGGCTGCATGGCTCAACGACCACGACGCCGCCGACCTACCCGAAGCCGAAACCGGCGACCCCGCGAACGATTGCCAGCCCGGCGGCAGCGCCCCTGGCGGACAGCCGGACCCGTTCGAGGGAGACCCGGACCGCATGGTCGACGACCCCACCACAGACGGGCAGATCACCGCCCAGATGCTGCACCTCTACCAGCAGGCCACAGCCGCGTTCCCCGACACCTCCTGGGCCTGCTACTCACCCCGACCCGGCACCGTCTCCGAACACCCCTTGGGCAGGGCATGCGATCTCACGTTCGGCAACGCGATCGGCCAACGCCCCACACCACCGCAGCTCGAAGCCGGGTGGCAGGTCACCAACTGGATGAAAGACCACGCCGAAGTCCTCGGCGTCGACTACCTGATCTGGCAGGACAAGATCTGGTCCCTCGCACGCGACGACGAGGGATGGCGCGATTACACCCGCGGGACGGATATCACGACCAAGCACATCGACCACCTCCACGTCACCGTCCGGCCCGGGAGCTGA
- a CDS encoding ParB N-terminal domain-containing protein codes for MSAPAGYIELERTVASIMVGRRHRTELGDIDELAASIDRGGLLQPVTITPDGVLVCGARRLAAIKQLGWKTVNVWVRSGISDRLGHLLAEQDDNVLHKPLTQTEAAALYRELKALMAEDAARRQAAARFSTENQPGSDGGAKFAPPSSGAPGKSREQAAAMIPGGASHTTLEKIGYLQKIADDPAQPADLREQVSAELERIDGGAPVHPIYEAVRTAVETAQEDREADLHQLATDALARAKNAKAKKHTPRPVPAVADDGEPVRYPVRAFVLTWTELADWWTHYDIDQLTAELTDEQIESFLVAAEGTSRFAEELRAARDRRNDMESVPARGHLRAL; via the coding sequence GTGAGCGCGCCAGCGGGATACATCGAGCTGGAGCGCACCGTCGCCTCGATCATGGTGGGCCGGCGGCACCGCACCGAGCTGGGTGACATCGATGAGCTGGCCGCCTCCATCGACCGCGGCGGTCTCCTGCAACCGGTCACTATCACCCCAGATGGTGTGCTCGTCTGTGGTGCGCGCCGGTTGGCGGCAATCAAGCAGCTCGGCTGGAAGACGGTCAACGTCTGGGTCCGCTCGGGCATCTCCGACCGACTCGGACACCTCCTGGCTGAGCAGGACGACAACGTCCTGCACAAGCCGCTGACCCAGACCGAGGCGGCTGCGCTGTACCGGGAACTGAAAGCGCTCATGGCCGAAGACGCCGCCCGCCGGCAGGCTGCGGCCCGGTTCAGCACCGAAAATCAACCGGGAAGTGACGGCGGTGCAAAGTTTGCACCACCGTCAAGCGGTGCACCCGGGAAGAGCCGCGAGCAGGCGGCGGCGATGATTCCCGGCGGCGCGTCCCACACCACGCTGGAGAAGATCGGCTACCTCCAGAAGATCGCCGACGACCCCGCCCAGCCCGCCGACCTACGCGAGCAGGTGAGTGCTGAGCTGGAGCGCATCGATGGCGGCGCCCCGGTGCACCCGATCTACGAGGCTGTCCGCACCGCCGTCGAGACCGCTCAAGAGGATCGCGAGGCCGACCTGCACCAGCTCGCCACCGATGCTCTCGCTCGCGCCAAGAACGCGAAAGCAAAGAAGCACACACCCCGGCCTGTCCCAGCAGTGGCTGACGATGGCGAGCCTGTGCGGTATCCCGTGCGCGCGTTCGTGCTGACCTGGACCGAACTGGCCGACTGGTGGACCCACTACGACATCGACCAGCTCACCGCCGAACTCACCGACGAACAGATCGAATCCTTCCTCGTAGCCGCTGAGGGCACGAGCCGGTTCGCCGAGGAGCTGCGCGCCGCCCGCGACCGACGCAACGACATGGAATCGGTCCCAGCGCGGGGACACCTACGCGCACTCTGA
- a CDS encoding DUF2637 domain-containing protein — protein MTTHALDRQTGQTGRRWAVVTAVAGTVFIAAGAFWLSFTALADLAARSGVGAGQAWAWPLIVDGIIVVATVSVVALAGHRSTWYPWGLLIGGAAVSVTANAIHAVVAADADVPGVLAASVAAVPPVVLLAITHLTVVLTRPLPATDEPSPAATERPGEPSAGSAEPRLIPLTTPPSAGAPGEASPAIEAAPRRRTGTAGTRRRERARELRGQGWSNKKIARELDVHASTIGRWFASAHLRDNTEHTDTEEAKDP, from the coding sequence ATGACCACGCACGCCCTCGACCGGCAGACGGGCCAGACCGGCCGGCGCTGGGCCGTGGTCACCGCCGTTGCCGGGACGGTGTTCATCGCCGCCGGAGCCTTCTGGCTGTCTTTCACCGCATTGGCCGATCTGGCCGCGAGGAGCGGCGTGGGTGCGGGGCAGGCGTGGGCGTGGCCGCTGATCGTCGACGGGATCATCGTCGTCGCCACCGTCTCCGTCGTCGCGCTGGCCGGGCACCGGTCGACCTGGTATCCGTGGGGGTTGCTGATCGGTGGCGCCGCGGTCTCGGTGACCGCGAACGCCATCCACGCCGTGGTCGCCGCCGATGCCGACGTCCCCGGTGTGCTGGCCGCCAGTGTGGCGGCGGTGCCGCCGGTGGTGCTGCTGGCGATCACCCACCTGACCGTCGTCCTCACCCGTCCGCTGCCCGCCACCGACGAACCTTCACCAGCAGCAACCGAGCGGCCGGGAGAACCCTCCGCTGGTTCTGCCGAACCGAGACTCATTCCGCTGACGACGCCGCCGTCTGCCGGCGCGCCAGGAGAAGCCTCGCCAGCCATCGAGGCGGCTCCACGCCGTCGGACCGGGACCGCGGGCACGCGTCGGCGAGAACGCGCACGCGAACTGCGGGGCCAGGGCTGGTCGAACAAGAAGATCGCCCGCGAACTCGACGTCCATGCCTCCACGATCGGCCGCTGGTTCGCCAGCGCGCACCTTCGCGACAACACCGAACACACCGATACCGAGGAGGCGAAAGACCCATGA
- a CDS encoding bifunctional DNA primase/polymerase, translating into MNESWPLSVAAREFAAAGIPVFPCLPGGKRPIAEHGLLDATTDPGQVEAWWRQTPTANIGLPTGAASGVVVVDVDVHGPVDGYEAFARADSAGIVDGWEFLVRSPSGGMHAYFPAIPEAEQRSWQAARAGIDFRGDGGYIIAPPSRQFINGSTSRYLVHRINTGPAASLDADRLRDFLDPRPAPRRPASQGVAREADVARLAGWVAARGEGERNRGLFWAACRLAENGIPASDALDALSAAASGAGLGEREITATVRSAYRTAQPQARVRDSSSSPVQHSSPLAADGGWFSRDTSGTRPSSRVREM; encoded by the coding sequence ATGAACGAGTCCTGGCCACTGTCGGTTGCCGCGCGGGAGTTCGCGGCCGCCGGGATTCCGGTGTTCCCGTGCCTGCCGGGCGGGAAGCGCCCGATCGCGGAGCACGGATTGCTCGATGCGACAACTGATCCCGGCCAGGTGGAGGCGTGGTGGAGGCAGACGCCAACGGCGAACATCGGCCTGCCCACCGGTGCCGCCTCGGGTGTCGTGGTCGTCGACGTCGACGTGCACGGCCCGGTCGACGGTTACGAGGCATTTGCTCGCGCGGACAGCGCCGGGATTGTCGACGGGTGGGAGTTCTTGGTGCGGTCGCCGTCGGGCGGGATGCACGCCTACTTCCCGGCCATCCCGGAGGCGGAGCAGCGGTCCTGGCAGGCCGCGCGTGCCGGGATCGACTTCCGCGGCGACGGCGGCTACATCATCGCCCCGCCGTCGCGCCAATTCATCAACGGCAGCACGAGCCGGTACCTGGTGCACAGGATCAACACCGGCCCCGCCGCCAGCCTGGATGCGGACCGGCTGCGGGACTTCCTCGACCCCCGCCCAGCACCTCGTCGCCCGGCGAGCCAGGGTGTGGCGCGGGAGGCGGACGTGGCGCGGCTGGCGGGGTGGGTCGCCGCCCGTGGTGAGGGCGAACGCAACCGCGGCCTGTTCTGGGCCGCATGCCGCCTCGCCGAGAACGGCATCCCCGCCTCCGACGCCCTCGACGCGCTGTCGGCTGCTGCCTCGGGCGCGGGACTGGGTGAGCGGGAGATCACCGCGACCGTGCGCTCCGCCTACCGCACCGCCCAACCCCAAGCCCGCGTGCGGGACTCGTCCTCGTCACCGGTGCAGCACTCCTCGCCACTGGCAGCCGACGGCGGATGGTTCAGCAGGGACACCAGTGGTACGCGGCCGTCGTCGCGGGTGCGGGAGATGTGA
- a CDS encoding ArdC-like ssDNA-binding domain-containing protein translates to MVRTREQARAAREAKLDELHERLTGAVEQLVSGDDWRRALTFAAQFRARSFSNTLLIWAQHGAAYEAGRVSEPMPSYVAGYRQWQGLGRQVQKGQPGYMIFAPVTGRFASSNLTDAESWRRLGKGEKPRPGEVVRSKMIAVRPAYVWDSSQTSGDPIPEPPAPKLLEGEAPAGLWDGLSELVEERGFEVLRVPHEGMIQGANGMTDYTAKTVTVRQNMDPAAQVKTLAHELGHVLMHGPDQEDARQHRGIGEVEAESVALMIGAAHHMDTSGYTIPYVSTWAARVDGKEPVEIVKATGERVRKTASTILDQLDTAQVTDGTPPGLDREARQHDQPARTQVTHEQRTSARPAAGRVEPLPEPEPAALSPGLVRGL, encoded by the coding sequence ATGGTCAGGACACGGGAGCAAGCCCGGGCCGCACGAGAGGCCAAGCTCGATGAGCTGCACGAGCGCCTGACCGGTGCTGTCGAACAGCTCGTCTCCGGTGACGACTGGCGCCGCGCGCTCACCTTCGCTGCACAGTTTAGAGCGAGATCGTTTTCGAACACGCTGCTGATCTGGGCGCAGCATGGGGCAGCCTACGAGGCCGGCCGCGTGTCGGAGCCGATGCCGTCGTATGTGGCCGGCTATCGCCAGTGGCAGGGCCTGGGCCGGCAGGTGCAGAAAGGTCAGCCGGGGTACATGATCTTCGCCCCGGTCACCGGCCGCTTCGCGTCATCGAATCTGACGGATGCCGAATCGTGGCGGCGGCTCGGGAAGGGCGAGAAGCCGCGGCCCGGTGAGGTGGTGCGGTCGAAGATGATCGCCGTTCGCCCCGCCTACGTCTGGGACTCCTCCCAGACCTCAGGTGATCCGATCCCGGAGCCGCCGGCACCGAAACTGCTGGAAGGCGAAGCACCGGCAGGACTCTGGGATGGCCTGTCCGAGCTGGTTGAGGAGCGTGGGTTCGAGGTGCTGCGGGTGCCGCACGAGGGCATGATCCAGGGCGCCAACGGGATGACCGACTACACCGCGAAAACGGTGACAGTGCGTCAGAACATGGACCCCGCCGCCCAGGTCAAGACCCTTGCCCACGAACTCGGCCACGTACTCATGCACGGACCCGACCAGGAGGACGCGCGTCAGCACCGTGGGATCGGGGAGGTTGAGGCCGAATCGGTCGCGCTGATGATTGGCGCCGCCCATCACATGGACACCTCGGGTTACACGATCCCGTATGTCTCGACGTGGGCGGCCAGGGTGGATGGCAAGGAACCGGTCGAGATCGTCAAGGCCACCGGCGAGCGGGTCCGCAAGACCGCCTCGACGATCCTGGACCAGCTCGACACCGCCCAGGTCACTGACGGGACGCCGCCGGGTCTTGACCGTGAGGCACGGCAGCACGACCAGCCGGCCCGCACACAGGTCACCCACGAGCAGAGAACATCCGCACGGCCAGCGGCGGGGCGGGTGGAGCCGCTGCCGGAACCAGAGCCCGCGGCGCTGTCTCCGGGTTTGGTGCGGGGGCTGTGA
- a CDS encoding helix-turn-helix domain-containing protein, whose protein sequence is MSRPIGPVAYDCVKSIFIRHGSAILLSEFGEKPVTVGDVVALGANTLCGSEPEGSITVTTLYLDRDYVVDQVFWQHAALLADRLDAQDFAAELYSEPAQILHLGEDRAGMLMPWLDEMVALSIDGPSPKKFYRLQALLFVVLDVITPYVRTTEARRTPTQQRATLPGLPLCRHFSPLRAEVREAAGILRRAPEQRWTLHELAAAVHLSPSQLGRVFVDAYGKTPMTYLSTLRAERLARLLRETDLPVEAAMRQVGWRSRGHAARLFRECVGVTPTRYRQLSRRKSTA, encoded by the coding sequence ATTTCTCGCCCGATCGGTCCGGTCGCGTATGACTGTGTGAAGTCGATCTTCATCCGGCACGGCTCGGCGATCCTGCTCAGCGAGTTCGGCGAGAAGCCCGTCACGGTTGGTGACGTCGTCGCGCTCGGGGCGAACACGCTGTGCGGGAGCGAACCCGAGGGCTCGATCACGGTCACCACGTTGTACCTGGACCGGGACTACGTCGTGGACCAGGTGTTCTGGCAGCATGCCGCATTGCTGGCCGACCGGCTCGATGCCCAGGACTTCGCCGCCGAGTTGTACTCCGAACCGGCCCAGATTCTGCACCTCGGTGAGGACCGTGCCGGGATGCTGATGCCGTGGCTGGACGAGATGGTTGCGCTGAGCATCGACGGACCGTCGCCGAAGAAGTTCTATCGCCTCCAGGCGCTGCTGTTCGTTGTCCTCGATGTGATCACGCCGTACGTCAGGACTACCGAGGCGAGGCGGACGCCGACGCAGCAGCGGGCCACGCTGCCCGGTCTGCCCCTCTGCCGTCATTTCTCACCGCTGCGGGCCGAGGTTCGCGAGGCGGCCGGGATTCTGCGCAGAGCACCCGAACAGCGGTGGACGTTGCACGAGCTTGCCGCCGCGGTGCACTTGTCGCCGTCCCAGCTCGGTCGCGTCTTCGTGGATGCCTATGGGAAGACACCGATGACGTACCTGTCGACGTTGCGTGCCGAACGGTTGGCGCGTCTGCTGCGCGAGACCGACCTGCCCGTGGAGGCAGCGATGCGTCAGGTCGGGTGGCGCAGCCGTGGCCACGCCGCGCGGTTGTTTCGCGAGTGCGTTGGTGTGACTCCGACCCGTTATCGGCAGCTCAGCCGACGGAAGTCAACGGCCTGA
- a CDS encoding MFS transporter yields MALPTVLLGLDVTALYLVLPSMSAALDPSATQTLWIMDAYGFFIAGFLITMGTLGDRIGRRRLLLIGMTAFAIASVFAAFAPSAELLILARALLGIAGATLMPSTLSLISNMFADVRQRAVAIGVWATMFALGMAAGPVVGGALVDAFWWGAAFLLAVPIAIVVLVGAKAVRPEYAGPQAGRLDLASVALSLAAILPGIYAVKHAASYGVDASTAILLVVGAAAGVLFVRRQRRLASPLLDVTLFTNRAFSAALAVLLIGLVGVGGTMYLVTQYLQLVEGLTPFTAGLWMGPPALAMFAAAIGAPLVARRVRPGLMMSATLGLSVIGYALLATAGTGDTVAVVVGFAFVYLGLGAIAALGTDIVVGAAPASKSGSAAAMSETVQELGIAVGVALLGSLSTALYTARMTAPAHISPEIAERLTGSLSGALSVADQVPAGVVHAAQEAFTTGVNIASAVAGGAIVVATVLCLVALRHVRPLGEEQDVEADPR; encoded by the coding sequence TTGGCGCTGCCGACCGTGCTACTGGGCCTGGACGTCACCGCGCTGTATTTGGTGCTGCCGAGCATGTCCGCAGCGCTCGACCCATCGGCGACGCAGACGCTGTGGATCATGGACGCTTACGGGTTCTTCATCGCCGGGTTTCTCATCACCATGGGGACCTTGGGCGACCGCATCGGCCGGCGACGCCTGCTCCTGATCGGCATGACGGCGTTCGCGATCGCGTCGGTTTTCGCGGCCTTTGCCCCCAGCGCCGAGCTGTTGATCCTGGCACGCGCCCTGCTCGGGATCGCGGGGGCCACGCTGATGCCCTCGACCCTGTCGTTGATCTCCAACATGTTCGCCGACGTGCGTCAACGCGCGGTCGCGATCGGGGTATGGGCCACGATGTTCGCCCTGGGTATGGCGGCCGGACCCGTGGTCGGTGGAGCCCTGGTCGATGCGTTCTGGTGGGGTGCGGCGTTCCTGCTCGCAGTCCCCATCGCGATCGTCGTCCTGGTCGGCGCGAAGGCCGTCCGGCCCGAATATGCCGGCCCCCAAGCCGGGCGACTGGACCTGGCCAGCGTCGCCCTGTCCCTGGCGGCGATCCTGCCGGGCATCTACGCCGTCAAGCACGCCGCCTCCTACGGCGTGGACGCGAGCACGGCGATCCTCCTCGTCGTCGGTGCGGCCGCGGGTGTGCTATTTGTGCGCCGGCAACGCCGTCTGGCCTCGCCGTTGTTGGACGTCACGTTGTTCACCAACCGGGCCTTCTCCGCGGCACTGGCCGTGCTGCTGATCGGGCTCGTCGGGGTCGGCGGCACCATGTATCTGGTCACCCAGTATCTCCAGCTCGTCGAGGGCCTCACCCCGTTCACCGCGGGCCTGTGGATGGGACCACCGGCCTTGGCAATGTTCGCCGCCGCTATCGGTGCACCCTTGGTCGCCCGGCGTGTGCGACCGGGCCTAATGATGTCCGCCACCCTGGGTCTATCGGTGATCGGCTATGCGCTGCTGGCAACGGCCGGTACCGGCGACACCGTGGCCGTGGTGGTCGGATTCGCGTTCGTCTACCTCGGCCTCGGCGCGATCGCCGCGCTGGGCACCGACATCGTGGTCGGCGCCGCACCGGCCTCGAAGTCTGGATCGGCTGCTGCGATGTCCGAGACTGTCCAAGAGCTTGGCATCGCCGTCGGCGTGGCGCTGCTCGGCAGCCTCAGCACCGCTCTCTACACCGCCCGCATGACAGCTCCCGCGCACATCTCACCCGAGATCGCCGAGCGCCTTACCGGCAGCCTCTCCGGCGCGCTCTCGGTCGCCGACCAGGTCCCCGCCGGGGTCGTGCATGCAGCGCAGGAAGCGTTCACCACCGGCGTGAACATCGCCTCGGCCGTGGCCGGCGGCGCCATCGTCGTGGCGACTGTCCTGTGTCTGGTGGCCCTGCGGCATGTCCGTCCGCTCGGTGAGGAACAGGATGTCGAAGCCGACCCTCGGTGA
- a CDS encoding TetR/AcrR family transcriptional regulator — translation MSDSDEHPIDGRRARGNKRRAEIIDATLAVVTRDGAAGVTHRTVAKQAGITTSLSTYYFATLDDLLVAALSSVADAYTAHIRQIIDAPGDKLHGLAKLIVNSGGPGRERALAERELSTLAARRPALAPVARHWRENVAELASTLTDDPQAIATLVAASDGLCTAILIDNVPADIDYVHRVLSQAIGTLL, via the coding sequence ATGAGCGACAGCGATGAACACCCCATCGATGGACGGCGTGCCCGAGGCAACAAGCGCCGCGCCGAGATCATCGATGCCACCCTCGCTGTCGTCACCCGTGACGGCGCGGCAGGCGTCACCCACCGGACCGTCGCCAAACAAGCCGGCATCACCACCAGTCTGAGCACGTACTACTTCGCCACCCTCGACGACCTCCTCGTCGCTGCCCTTTCCAGCGTGGCCGACGCCTACACAGCCCACATCCGCCAGATCATCGACGCCCCCGGTGACAAGCTGCACGGCCTGGCCAAGCTGATCGTCAACTCTGGCGGGCCAGGGCGCGAACGAGCCTTAGCCGAACGCGAACTGTCGACGCTGGCCGCCCGCAGACCTGCCCTGGCACCGGTGGCCCGGCACTGGCGCGAGAACGTCGCGGAACTCGCCTCCACTCTCACCGACGACCCGCAGGCCATCGCCACGCTCGTCGCCGCCTCCGACGGCCTGTGCACCGCTATTCTCATCGACAACGTCCCCGCTGACATCGACTACGTCCACCGGGTTCTTTCCCAAGCTATCGGAACGCTGTTGTAA
- a CDS encoding helix-turn-helix domain-containing protein encodes MPSDARPQARTDRAQGNNFRPVLARTRAIHAPITPVAYDCVKLIVVRAGSAILLSEFGEEPVTVGDVVALGANILCGSEPEGSITVTTLYLDRDYVIDQVFWQHATLLSDRWDARDFADELYSEPAQILHLGEDRAGMLMPWLDEMVALSLDGPSPKKFYRMQALLFAVLDVITPYVRTTPVRRTQSQRLATWPGLHHHRRFAPLRAEVREAAALLHDTPAQRWTLHELAAAVHLSPSQLGRIFVDAYGKTPMTYLSTLRAERLARLLRETELPIELAMREVGWHSRGHAARMFRQAIGVTPTRYRQLSRH; translated from the coding sequence ATGCCATCAGACGCACGACCACAAGCTCGAACGGATCGGGCACAGGGGAACAACTTCCGACCAGTCCTCGCTCGTACGCGTGCGATCCACGCACCGATCACCCCGGTGGCCTACGACTGCGTGAAACTGATCGTCGTCCGCGCAGGCTCGGCGATACTGCTCAGCGAGTTCGGCGAGGAACCCGTCACGGTTGGCGACGTCGTGGCGCTCGGCGCGAACATCCTGTGCGGGAGCGAACCCGAAGGCTCGATCACCGTCACCACGCTCTACCTCGATCGCGACTATGTGATCGATCAAGTCTTCTGGCAACACGCCACGTTGCTGTCCGACCGGTGGGATGCCCGTGACTTCGCCGACGAACTGTACTCCGAACCGGCCCAAATACTCCACCTCGGCGAGGACCGTGCCGGGATGCTCATGCCGTGGCTGGACGAGATGGTCGCGCTCAGCCTCGACGGACCGTCGCCGAAGAAGTTCTACCGAATGCAGGCGCTGTTGTTCGCGGTGCTGGATGTGATCACCCCCTACGTTAGGACGACTCCGGTTCGACGAACACAGTCCCAGCGGTTGGCGACTTGGCCCGGCTTGCACCACCACCGTCGGTTCGCTCCGTTACGGGCCGAAGTCCGCGAAGCTGCCGCCCTCCTCCACGACACCCCGGCGCAACGGTGGACGCTGCACGAGCTTGCGGCCGCCGTGCACCTCTCGCCATCCCAACTCGGCCGTATCTTCGTCGACGCCTACGGGAAAACACCGATGACGTACCTGTCAACGCTGCGCGCCGAACGGTTGGCGCGTCTGCTGCGGGAAACCGAACTGCCGATCGAGCTCGCAATGCGTGAGGTCGGCTGGCACAGCCGGGGCCACGCCGCCCGGATGTTCCGCCAGGCGATTGGCGTGACGCCGACCCGTTACCGCCAGCTCAGCCGGCATTAA